The Mangifera indica cultivar Alphonso chromosome 8, CATAS_Mindica_2.1, whole genome shotgun sequence genome has a window encoding:
- the LOC123222527 gene encoding cyclin-U3-1-like isoform X1, protein MEFNSPLSDTGAIVRLDMGSLALDTQSVDPDIYHTLGLKELGEGVVGSPKILSIIARVLERSVQKNEMLQETMQIEDNITVFHGLRAPTITIQQYIDRIFKYASCSPSCFVIAQIYVDKFLLQTEVRLTSLNVHRLLITSVMVAAKFIDDAFYDNAYYARVGGVSTAELNRMEMKFLFSLDFRLQVNVKTFQRFCYQLEKEAAEGLQIERPIQACKVEENWSNNSESACVPTSAR, encoded by the exons atggaATTCAATTCCCCACTCTCTGATACCGGTGCAATAGTGCG TCTAGATATGGGAAGTTTGGCTCTTGATACTCAAAGTGTAGACCCAGATATATACCACACATTGGGACTGAAAGAACTGGGCGAAGGAGTTGTGGGAAGTCCAaagattttatcaattataGCAAGAGTATTGGAGAGATCTgttcagaaaaatgaaatgctaCAAGAGACAATGCAGATTGAAGATAACATTACGGTATTTCATGGTTTAAGAGCACCCACCATAACTATTCAACAATATATTGATCGCATATTCAAGTATGCTAGCTGTAGCCCCTCCTGCTTTGTTATTGCTCAAATTTATGTGGATAAATTCCTTCTGCAAACTGAAGTTCGTTTAACTTCTCTTAATGTTCACCGGCTTCTTATAACAAGTGTAATGGTAGCAGCAAAATTTATTGATGATGC ATTTTATGATAACGCATACTATGCCAGAGTGGGAGGAGTAAGCACAGCAGAGTTGAACAGGATGGAAATGAAGtttttgtttagtttagatTTCAGACTTCAAGTGAATGTTAAGACATTCCAGAGGTTTTGCTATCAGTTGGAGAAAGAAGCTGCAGAAGGTCTCCAGATTGAACGCCCAATTCAAGCCTGTAAAGTTGAGGAGAACTGGTCAAATAACAGTGAATCAGCATGCGTTCCGACAAGTGCAAGATAA
- the LOC123222527 gene encoding cyclin-U3-1-like isoform X2 → MGSLALDTQSVDPDIYHTLGLKELGEGVVGSPKILSIIARVLERSVQKNEMLQETMQIEDNITVFHGLRAPTITIQQYIDRIFKYASCSPSCFVIAQIYVDKFLLQTEVRLTSLNVHRLLITSVMVAAKFIDDAFYDNAYYARVGGVSTAELNRMEMKFLFSLDFRLQVNVKTFQRFCYQLEKEAAEGLQIERPIQACKVEENWSNNSESACVPTSAR, encoded by the exons ATGGGAAGTTTGGCTCTTGATACTCAAAGTGTAGACCCAGATATATACCACACATTGGGACTGAAAGAACTGGGCGAAGGAGTTGTGGGAAGTCCAaagattttatcaattataGCAAGAGTATTGGAGAGATCTgttcagaaaaatgaaatgctaCAAGAGACAATGCAGATTGAAGATAACATTACGGTATTTCATGGTTTAAGAGCACCCACCATAACTATTCAACAATATATTGATCGCATATTCAAGTATGCTAGCTGTAGCCCCTCCTGCTTTGTTATTGCTCAAATTTATGTGGATAAATTCCTTCTGCAAACTGAAGTTCGTTTAACTTCTCTTAATGTTCACCGGCTTCTTATAACAAGTGTAATGGTAGCAGCAAAATTTATTGATGATGC ATTTTATGATAACGCATACTATGCCAGAGTGGGAGGAGTAAGCACAGCAGAGTTGAACAGGATGGAAATGAAGtttttgtttagtttagatTTCAGACTTCAAGTGAATGTTAAGACATTCCAGAGGTTTTGCTATCAGTTGGAGAAAGAAGCTGCAGAAGGTCTCCAGATTGAACGCCCAATTCAAGCCTGTAAAGTTGAGGAGAACTGGTCAAATAACAGTGAATCAGCATGCGTTCCGACAAGTGCAAGATAA